In the genome of Sebastes umbrosus isolate fSebUmb1 chromosome 14, fSebUmb1.pri, whole genome shotgun sequence, one region contains:
- the fbxw9 gene encoding uncharacterized protein fbxw9 isoform X3 has protein sequence MNVGTLCVSLVLRGEQVMMSEVRDNLSNQAEVETCRDQAEVETCRDQAEVKTCRDQAEVETCRDQAEVKTCRDQAEVKTCRDQAEVKTCRDQAEVKTCSDQAEVKTCRDQAEVKTCSDQAEVETCSDQAEVKTCRDQAEVKTCRDQAEVKTCRDQAEVETCSDQAEVETCSDQAEVKTCRDQAEVKTCSDQAEVETCRDQAEVETCRDQAEVKTCSDQAEVETCSDQAEVKTCRDQAEVKTCRDQAEVKTCRDQAEVETCRDQAEVKTCRDQAEVETCRDQAEVETRRDQAEVETCRDQAEVETCRDQAEVETCRDQAEVETCRDQAEVETCRDQAEVETCRDQAEVETCRDQAEVETCRDQAEVETCRDQAEVETCRDQAEVETCRDQAEVETCRDQAEVETCRDQAEVETCRDQAEVETCSEQAEVETCRDQAEVETCRDHGGCDPVKSACTEASKPDLQRVLPAGHPSSADASPTPSAEASGLLSLPWEVVTHIASHLPAQCVMTVLPKVCHALGNVGKDSTTWQLRAHRLIGSRSGFPVGPREDFDWSSACLEMEQLITFWRGQAHLVARQTQEDEEEREQVRQQQRAGQDGEPVAEGQEDGREDEVEGVGVEAQEVAYGVDEGMEVAMEGEDDEMQPVVGGDQLARLREELEERLVDDAAALMEEERDHRMACDANEEQEGSLNHHENVADPRNLGNGRHEEMEQPPPALECVTLLSGHIAQINSVLLVGGEGAVCATGSRDWNVKLWDLQAASGGTLLHTLGGRGDFSTHRGWAWCLASQGPLLASGGFDSTVRLWDLQAGGAERGLIRTGAAVLCLSCQTDVLLAGTFNKRVSMYDTRAAEPLVKSLRLHGSAVMCLAEDDKYIISGSKDFTVAVYDRRAGKVLKKLKLSSYLYSMSYSGCEVWAGDNSGMLHSFSMQAGTLKPLSQFDVGHTALVTGIHRSTGSLYTCSSDRTVKVHIPCAPPRTLCTMRHQSGVSGLSVEAGVFAVVAGDVSVSVEVWRPRK, from the exons ATGAATGTTGGCACACTGTGTGTGAGTCTTGTTCTGAGAGGAGAACAGGTGATGATGTCTGAGGTCAGAGACAACCTGTCCAACCAGGCAGAGGTGGAGACATGCAGAGACCAGGCAGAGGTGGAGACATGCAGAGACCAGGCAGAGGTGAAGACATGCAGAGACCAGGCAGAGGTGGAGACATGCAGAGACCAGGCAGAGGTGAAGACATGCAGAGACCAGGCAGAGGTGAAGACATGCAGAGACCAAGCAGAGGTGAAGACATGCAGAGACCAGGCAGAGGTGAAGACATGCAGTGACCAGGCAGAGGTGAAGACATGCAGAGACCAGGCAGAGGTGAAGACATGCAGTGACCAGGCAGAGGTGGAGACATGCAGTGACCAGGCAGAGGTGAAGACATGCAGAGACCAGGCAGAGGTGAAGACATGCAGAGACCAGGCAGAGGTGAAGACATGCAGAGACCAGGCAGAGGTGGAGACATGCAGTGACCAGGCAGAGGTGGAGACATGCAGTGACCAGGCAGAGGTGAAGACATGCAGAGACCAGGCAGAGGTGAAGACATGCAGTGACCAGGCAGAGGTGGAGACATGCAGAGACCAGGCAGAGGTGGAGACATGCAGAGACCAGGCAGAGGTGAAGACATGCAGTGACCAGGCAGAGGTGGAGACATGCAGTGACCAGGCAGAGGTGAAGACATGCAGAGACCAGGCAGAGGTGAAGACATGCAGAGACCAGGCAGAGGTGAAGACATGCAGAGACCAGGCAGAGGTGGAGACATGCAGAGACCAGGCAGAGGTGAAGACATGCAGAGACCAGGCAGAG GTGGAGACATGCAGAGACCAGGCAGAGGTGGAGACACGCAGAGACCAGGCAGAGGTGGAGACATGCAGAGACCAGGCAGAGGTGGAGACATGCAGAGACCAGGCAGAGGTGGAGACATGCAGAGACCAGGCAGAGGTGGAGACATGCAGAGACCAGGCAGAGGTGGAGACATGCAGAGACCAGGCAGAGGTGGAGACATGCAGAGACCAGGCAGAGGTGGAGACATGCAGAGACCAGGCAGAGGTGGAGACATGCAGAGACCAGGCAGAGGTAGAGACATGCAGAGACCAGGCAGAGGTGGAGACATGCAGAGACCAGGCAGAGGTAGAGACATGCAGAGACCAGGCAGAGGTAGAGACATGCAGAGACCAGGCAGAGGTGGAGACATGCAGAGACCAGGCAGAGGTGGAGACATGCAGAGACCAGGCAGAGGTGGAGACATGCAGTGAGCAGGCAGAGGTGGAGACATGCAGAGACCAAGCAGAGGTGGAGACATGCAGAGACCACGGTGGATGTGACCCTGTGAAATCTGCCTGTACTGAAGCTTCTAAGCCTGACCTGCAGCG TGTTCTACCTGCTGGTCACCCATCCTCAGCAGACGCCAGCCCCACACCTTCTGCTGAGGCCAGTGGCTTGTTGTCATTACCATGGGAGGTGGTAACCCACATTGCCTCTCACCTTCCTGCTCAGTGCGTCATGACTGTGCTGCCAAAG GTCTGTCATGCACTGGGTAATGTGGGTAAGGACAGCACCACTTGGCAGCTCCGGGCACACAGACTAATAGGATCCCGATCTGGCTTTCCAGTGGGGCCGAGGGAGGACTTTGACTGGTCCTCTGCCTGTCTGGAGATGGAGCAGCTGATAACATTCTGGAGAGGCCAAGCGCACCTTGTGGCCAGACAGACccaagaggatgaggaggaaagggAACAAGTGAGGCAGCAGCAAAGGGCAGGGCAGGATGGGGAACCAGTTGCAGAAGGACAGGAAGATGGTAGAGAGGATGAGGTCGAAGGGGTGGGAGTGGAAGCGCAGGAGGTCGCGTATGGTGTTGATGAAGGGATGGAGGTGGCAATGGAAGGTGAGGATGATGAAATGCAGCCCGTCGTAGGTGGGGACCAACTGGCTAGATTGAGAGAGGAGTTGGAAGAGAGACTGGTGGATGATGCAGCAGCACTAATGGAAGAAGAAAGGGACCACAGGATGGCGTGTGATGCCAATGAGGAGCAAGAGGGTTCTCTAAATCACCACGAGAACGTGGCAGACCCCAGGAATCTGGGTAATGGAAGACACGAAGAGATGGAGCAACCACCCCCAGCGCTGGAGTGCGTCACCCTACTTTCAGGCCACATTGCGCAGATCAACTCAGTCCTCCTTGTGGGGGGAGAAGGGGCAGTTTGTGCCACAGGCTCCAGAGACTGGAATGTTAAACTGTGGGATCTACAGGCAGCCTCTGGTGGCACATTGCTGCACACATTGGGAGGGCGGGGCGACTTCAGCACTCATCGGGGCTGGGCCTGGTGCCTGGCATCTCAGGGACCTCTGCTGGCCTCGGGGGGCTTCGACAGCACAGTGAGGCTGTGGGACCTACAGGCAGGTGGTGCAGAGAGGGGCCTGATCAGGACTGGGGCCGCTGTCCTCTGCTTGTCCTGTCAGACGGATGTATTGCTGGCTGGTACATTTAACAAGAGGGTCAGCATGTACGACACCAGAG CTGCTGAACCCCTGGTGAAGAGCCTCCGTCTCCATGGTAGCGCTGTAATGTGCCTAGCTGAAGATGACAAGTACATCATCTCTGGGAGTAAAGACTTCACTGTGGCGGTCTATGACCGTAGGGCAGGCAAGGTCTTGAAGAAACTAAAG CTGAGCTCTTACCTGTATTCCATGAGCTACAGCGGCTGTGAAGTATGGGCAGGAGACAACAGCGGCATGCTCCACTCGTTTTCCATGCAGGCGGGGACCTTAAAACCGCTGTCCCAGTTTGATGTGGGACACACAGCTCTGGTCACTGGCATCCACAGGTCCACTGGAAGCCTCTACACCTGTTCATCTGATCGCACTGTGAAG GTACATATCCCCTGTGCTCCTCCGAGGACATTATGTACA
- the fbxw9 gene encoding uncharacterized protein fbxw9 isoform X2 encodes MNVGTLCVSLVLRGEQVMMSEVRDNLSNQAEVETCRDQAEVETCRDQAEVKTCRDQAEVETCRDQAEVKTCRDQAEVKTCRDQAEVKTCRDQAEVKTCSDQAEVKTCRDQAEVKTCSDQAEVETCSDQAEVKTCRDQAEVKTCRDQAEVKTCRDQAEVETCSDQAEVETCSDQAEVKTCRDQAEVKTCSDQAEVETCRDQAEVETCRDQAEVKTCSDQAEVETCSDQAEVKTCRDQAEVKTCRDQAEVKTCRDQAEVETCRDQAEVKTCRDQAEVKTCRDQAEVETCRDQAEVETRRDQAEVETCRDQAEVETCRDQAEVETCRDQAEVETCRDQAEVETCRDQAEVETCRDQAEVETCRDQAEVETCRDQAEVETCRDQAEVETCRDQAEVETCRDQAEVETCRDQAEVETCRDQAEVETCRDQAEVETCSEQAEVETCRDQAEVETCRDHGGCDPVKSACTEASKPDLQRVLPAGHPSSADASPTPSAEASGLLSLPWEVVTHIASHLPAQCVMTVLPKVCHALGNVGKDSTTWQLRAHRLIGSRSGFPVGPREDFDWSSACLEMEQLITFWRGQAHLVARQTQEDEEEREQVRQQQRAGQDGEPVAEGQEDGREDEVEGVGVEAQEVAYGVDEGMEVAMEGEDDEMQPVVGGDQLARLREELEERLVDDAAALMEEERDHRMACDANEEQEGSLNHHENVADPRNLGNGRHEEMEQPPPALECVTLLSGHIAQINSVLLVGGEGAVCATGSRDWNVKLWDLQAASGGTLLHTLGGRGDFSTHRGWAWCLASQGPLLASGGFDSTVRLWDLQAGGAERGLIRTGAAVLCLSCQTDVLLAGTFNKRVSMYDTRAAEPLVKSLRLHGSAVMCLAEDDKYIISGSKDFTVAVYDRRAGKVLKKLKLSSYLYSMSYSGCEVWAGDNSGMLHSFSMQAGTLKPLSQFDVGHTALVTGIHRSTGSLYTCSSDRTVKVHIPCAPPRTLCTMRHQSGVSGLSVEAGVFAVVAGDVSVSVEVWRPRK; translated from the exons ATGAATGTTGGCACACTGTGTGTGAGTCTTGTTCTGAGAGGAGAACAGGTGATGATGTCTGAGGTCAGAGACAACCTGTCCAACCAGGCAGAGGTGGAGACATGCAGAGACCAGGCAGAGGTGGAGACATGCAGAGACCAGGCAGAGGTGAAGACATGCAGAGACCAGGCAGAGGTGGAGACATGCAGAGACCAGGCAGAGGTGAAGACATGCAGAGACCAGGCAGAGGTGAAGACATGCAGAGACCAAGCAGAGGTGAAGACATGCAGAGACCAGGCAGAGGTGAAGACATGCAGTGACCAGGCAGAGGTGAAGACATGCAGAGACCAGGCAGAGGTGAAGACATGCAGTGACCAGGCAGAGGTGGAGACATGCAGTGACCAGGCAGAGGTGAAGACATGCAGAGACCAGGCAGAGGTGAAGACATGCAGAGACCAGGCAGAGGTGAAGACATGCAGAGACCAGGCAGAGGTGGAGACATGCAGTGACCAGGCAGAGGTGGAGACATGCAGTGACCAGGCAGAGGTGAAGACATGCAGAGACCAGGCAGAGGTGAAGACATGCAGTGACCAGGCAGAGGTGGAGACATGCAGAGACCAGGCAGAGGTGGAGACATGCAGAGACCAGGCAGAGGTGAAGACATGCAGTGACCAGGCAGAGGTGGAGACATGCAGTGACCAGGCAGAGGTGAAGACATGCAGAGACCAGGCAGAGGTGAAGACATGCAGAGACCAGGCAGAGGTGAAGACATGCAGAGACCAGGCAGAGGTGGAGACATGCAGAGACCAGGCAGAGGTGAAGACATGCAGAGACCAGGCAGAGGTGAAGACATGCAGAGACCAGGCAGAA GTGGAGACATGCAGAGACCAGGCAGAGGTGGAGACACGCAGAGACCAGGCAGAGGTGGAGACATGCAGAGACCAGGCAGAGGTGGAGACATGCAGAGACCAGGCAGAGGTGGAGACATGCAGAGACCAGGCAGAGGTGGAGACATGCAGAGACCAGGCAGAGGTGGAGACATGCAGAGACCAGGCAGAGGTGGAGACATGCAGAGACCAGGCAGAGGTGGAGACATGCAGAGACCAGGCAGAGGTGGAGACATGCAGAGACCAGGCAGAGGTAGAGACATGCAGAGACCAGGCAGAGGTGGAGACATGCAGAGACCAGGCAGAGGTAGAGACATGCAGAGACCAGGCAGAGGTAGAGACATGCAGAGACCAGGCAGAGGTGGAGACATGCAGAGACCAGGCAGAGGTGGAGACATGCAGAGACCAGGCAGAGGTGGAGACATGCAGTGAGCAGGCAGAGGTGGAGACATGCAGAGACCAAGCAGAGGTGGAGACATGCAGAGACCACGGTGGATGTGACCCTGTGAAATCTGCCTGTACTGAAGCTTCTAAGCCTGACCTGCAGCG TGTTCTACCTGCTGGTCACCCATCCTCAGCAGACGCCAGCCCCACACCTTCTGCTGAGGCCAGTGGCTTGTTGTCATTACCATGGGAGGTGGTAACCCACATTGCCTCTCACCTTCCTGCTCAGTGCGTCATGACTGTGCTGCCAAAG GTCTGTCATGCACTGGGTAATGTGGGTAAGGACAGCACCACTTGGCAGCTCCGGGCACACAGACTAATAGGATCCCGATCTGGCTTTCCAGTGGGGCCGAGGGAGGACTTTGACTGGTCCTCTGCCTGTCTGGAGATGGAGCAGCTGATAACATTCTGGAGAGGCCAAGCGCACCTTGTGGCCAGACAGACccaagaggatgaggaggaaagggAACAAGTGAGGCAGCAGCAAAGGGCAGGGCAGGATGGGGAACCAGTTGCAGAAGGACAGGAAGATGGTAGAGAGGATGAGGTCGAAGGGGTGGGAGTGGAAGCGCAGGAGGTCGCGTATGGTGTTGATGAAGGGATGGAGGTGGCAATGGAAGGTGAGGATGATGAAATGCAGCCCGTCGTAGGTGGGGACCAACTGGCTAGATTGAGAGAGGAGTTGGAAGAGAGACTGGTGGATGATGCAGCAGCACTAATGGAAGAAGAAAGGGACCACAGGATGGCGTGTGATGCCAATGAGGAGCAAGAGGGTTCTCTAAATCACCACGAGAACGTGGCAGACCCCAGGAATCTGGGTAATGGAAGACACGAAGAGATGGAGCAACCACCCCCAGCGCTGGAGTGCGTCACCCTACTTTCAGGCCACATTGCGCAGATCAACTCAGTCCTCCTTGTGGGGGGAGAAGGGGCAGTTTGTGCCACAGGCTCCAGAGACTGGAATGTTAAACTGTGGGATCTACAGGCAGCCTCTGGTGGCACATTGCTGCACACATTGGGAGGGCGGGGCGACTTCAGCACTCATCGGGGCTGGGCCTGGTGCCTGGCATCTCAGGGACCTCTGCTGGCCTCGGGGGGCTTCGACAGCACAGTGAGGCTGTGGGACCTACAGGCAGGTGGTGCAGAGAGGGGCCTGATCAGGACTGGGGCCGCTGTCCTCTGCTTGTCCTGTCAGACGGATGTATTGCTGGCTGGTACATTTAACAAGAGGGTCAGCATGTACGACACCAGAG CTGCTGAACCCCTGGTGAAGAGCCTCCGTCTCCATGGTAGCGCTGTAATGTGCCTAGCTGAAGATGACAAGTACATCATCTCTGGGAGTAAAGACTTCACTGTGGCGGTCTATGACCGTAGGGCAGGCAAGGTCTTGAAGAAACTAAAG CTGAGCTCTTACCTGTATTCCATGAGCTACAGCGGCTGTGAAGTATGGGCAGGAGACAACAGCGGCATGCTCCACTCGTTTTCCATGCAGGCGGGGACCTTAAAACCGCTGTCCCAGTTTGATGTGGGACACACAGCTCTGGTCACTGGCATCCACAGGTCCACTGGAAGCCTCTACACCTGTTCATCTGATCGCACTGTGAAG GTACATATCCCCTGTGCTCCTCCGAGGACATTATGTACA
- the fbxw9 gene encoding uncharacterized protein fbxw9 isoform X4, giving the protein MNVGTLCVSLVLRGEQVMMSEVRDNLSNQAEVETCRDQAEVETCRDQAEVKTCRDQAEVETCRDQAEVKTCRDQAEVKTCRDQAEVKTCRDQAEVKTCSDQAEVKTCRDQAEVKTCSDQAEVETCSDQAEVKTCRDQAEVKTCRDQAEVKTCRDQAEVETCSDQAEVETCSDQAEVKTCRDQAEVKTCSDQAEVETCRDQAEVETCRDQAEVKTCSDQAEVETCSDQAEVKTCRDQAEVKTCRDQAEVKTCRDQAEVETCRDQAEVKTCRDQAEVETCRDQAEVETCRDQAEVETCRDQAEVETCRDQAEVETCRDQAEVETCRDQAEVETCRDQAEVETCRDQAEVETCRDQAEVETCRDQAEVETCRDQAEVETCRDQAEVETCRDQAEVETCRDQAEVETCSEQAEVETCRDQAEVETCRDHGGCDPVKSACTEASKPDLQRVLPAGHPSSADASPTPSAEASGLLSLPWEVVTHIASHLPAQCVMTVLPKVCHALGNVGKDSTTWQLRAHRLIGSRSGFPVGPREDFDWSSACLEMEQLITFWRGQAHLVARQTQEDEEEREQVRQQQRAGQDGEPVAEGQEDGREDEVEGVGVEAQEVAYGVDEGMEVAMEGEDDEMQPVVGGDQLARLREELEERLVDDAAALMEEERDHRMACDANEEQEGSLNHHENVADPRNLGNGRHEEMEQPPPALECVTLLSGHIAQINSVLLVGGEGAVCATGSRDWNVKLWDLQAASGGTLLHTLGGRGDFSTHRGWAWCLASQGPLLASGGFDSTVRLWDLQAGGAERGLIRTGAAVLCLSCQTDVLLAGTFNKRVSMYDTRAAEPLVKSLRLHGSAVMCLAEDDKYIISGSKDFTVAVYDRRAGKVLKKLKLSSYLYSMSYSGCEVWAGDNSGMLHSFSMQAGTLKPLSQFDVGHTALVTGIHRSTGSLYTCSSDRTVKVHIPCAPPRTLCTMRHQSGVSGLSVEAGVFAVVAGDVSVSVEVWRPRK; this is encoded by the exons ATGAATGTTGGCACACTGTGTGTGAGTCTTGTTCTGAGAGGAGAACAGGTGATGATGTCTGAGGTCAGAGACAACCTGTCCAACCAGGCAGAGGTGGAGACATGCAGAGACCAGGCAGAGGTGGAGACATGCAGAGACCAGGCAGAGGTGAAGACATGCAGAGACCAGGCAGAGGTGGAGACATGCAGAGACCAGGCAGAGGTGAAGACATGCAGAGACCAGGCAGAGGTGAAGACATGCAGAGACCAAGCAGAGGTGAAGACATGCAGAGACCAGGCAGAGGTGAAGACATGCAGTGACCAGGCAGAGGTGAAGACATGCAGAGACCAGGCAGAGGTGAAGACATGCAGTGACCAGGCAGAGGTGGAGACATGCAGTGACCAGGCAGAGGTGAAGACATGCAGAGACCAGGCAGAGGTGAAGACATGCAGAGACCAGGCAGAGGTGAAGACATGCAGAGACCAGGCAGAGGTGGAGACATGCAGTGACCAGGCAGAGGTGGAGACATGCAGTGACCAGGCAGAGGTGAAGACATGCAGAGACCAGGCAGAGGTGAAGACATGCAGTGACCAGGCAGAGGTGGAGACATGCAGAGACCAGGCAGAGGTGGAGACATGCAGAGACCAGGCAGAGGTGAAGACATGCAGTGACCAGGCAGAGGTGGAGACATGCAGTGACCAGGCAGAGGTGAAGACATGCAGAGACCAGGCAGAGGTGAAGACATGCAGAGACCAGGCAGAGGTGAAGACATGCAGAGACCAGGCAGAGGTGGAGACATGCAGAGACCAGGCAGAGGTGAAGACATGCAGAGACCAGGCAGAG GTGGAGACATGCAGAGACCAGGCAGAGGTGGAGACATGCAGAGACCAGGCAGAGGTGGAGACATGCAGAGACCAGGCAGAGGTGGAGACATGCAGAGACCAGGCAGAGGTGGAGACATGCAGAGACCAGGCAGAGGTGGAGACATGCAGAGACCAGGCAGAGGTGGAGACATGCAGAGACCAGGCAGAGGTGGAGACATGCAGAGACCAGGCAGAGGTAGAGACATGCAGAGACCAGGCAGAGGTGGAGACATGCAGAGACCAGGCAGAGGTAGAGACATGCAGAGACCAGGCAGAGGTAGAGACATGCAGAGACCAGGCAGAGGTGGAGACATGCAGAGACCAGGCAGAGGTGGAGACATGCAGAGACCAGGCAGAGGTGGAGACATGCAGTGAGCAGGCAGAGGTGGAGACATGCAGAGACCAAGCAGAGGTGGAGACATGCAGAGACCACGGTGGATGTGACCCTGTGAAATCTGCCTGTACTGAAGCTTCTAAGCCTGACCTGCAGCG TGTTCTACCTGCTGGTCACCCATCCTCAGCAGACGCCAGCCCCACACCTTCTGCTGAGGCCAGTGGCTTGTTGTCATTACCATGGGAGGTGGTAACCCACATTGCCTCTCACCTTCCTGCTCAGTGCGTCATGACTGTGCTGCCAAAG GTCTGTCATGCACTGGGTAATGTGGGTAAGGACAGCACCACTTGGCAGCTCCGGGCACACAGACTAATAGGATCCCGATCTGGCTTTCCAGTGGGGCCGAGGGAGGACTTTGACTGGTCCTCTGCCTGTCTGGAGATGGAGCAGCTGATAACATTCTGGAGAGGCCAAGCGCACCTTGTGGCCAGACAGACccaagaggatgaggaggaaagggAACAAGTGAGGCAGCAGCAAAGGGCAGGGCAGGATGGGGAACCAGTTGCAGAAGGACAGGAAGATGGTAGAGAGGATGAGGTCGAAGGGGTGGGAGTGGAAGCGCAGGAGGTCGCGTATGGTGTTGATGAAGGGATGGAGGTGGCAATGGAAGGTGAGGATGATGAAATGCAGCCCGTCGTAGGTGGGGACCAACTGGCTAGATTGAGAGAGGAGTTGGAAGAGAGACTGGTGGATGATGCAGCAGCACTAATGGAAGAAGAAAGGGACCACAGGATGGCGTGTGATGCCAATGAGGAGCAAGAGGGTTCTCTAAATCACCACGAGAACGTGGCAGACCCCAGGAATCTGGGTAATGGAAGACACGAAGAGATGGAGCAACCACCCCCAGCGCTGGAGTGCGTCACCCTACTTTCAGGCCACATTGCGCAGATCAACTCAGTCCTCCTTGTGGGGGGAGAAGGGGCAGTTTGTGCCACAGGCTCCAGAGACTGGAATGTTAAACTGTGGGATCTACAGGCAGCCTCTGGTGGCACATTGCTGCACACATTGGGAGGGCGGGGCGACTTCAGCACTCATCGGGGCTGGGCCTGGTGCCTGGCATCTCAGGGACCTCTGCTGGCCTCGGGGGGCTTCGACAGCACAGTGAGGCTGTGGGACCTACAGGCAGGTGGTGCAGAGAGGGGCCTGATCAGGACTGGGGCCGCTGTCCTCTGCTTGTCCTGTCAGACGGATGTATTGCTGGCTGGTACATTTAACAAGAGGGTCAGCATGTACGACACCAGAG CTGCTGAACCCCTGGTGAAGAGCCTCCGTCTCCATGGTAGCGCTGTAATGTGCCTAGCTGAAGATGACAAGTACATCATCTCTGGGAGTAAAGACTTCACTGTGGCGGTCTATGACCGTAGGGCAGGCAAGGTCTTGAAGAAACTAAAG CTGAGCTCTTACCTGTATTCCATGAGCTACAGCGGCTGTGAAGTATGGGCAGGAGACAACAGCGGCATGCTCCACTCGTTTTCCATGCAGGCGGGGACCTTAAAACCGCTGTCCCAGTTTGATGTGGGACACACAGCTCTGGTCACTGGCATCCACAGGTCCACTGGAAGCCTCTACACCTGTTCATCTGATCGCACTGTGAAG GTACATATCCCCTGTGCTCCTCCGAGGACATTATGTACA